The genomic window GAATGACCTCGACACGGCTCTGCGCAACACCTTCCGCGTCCGCTTCCGCTTGGGCGAGTTCGACCCGGAGGAGCTGAACCCGTACGCAGCCATCCCCGAATCTGTCATTTGCCGCGAGGAGCATGCGCAGGTGTCGGTGCAGGCAGCAAGAGAGAATATCGTCCTGCTTAAGAACGAGCAAGGCGCGCTGCCGCTTGACGCGTCAAGGCTGTCCAAGGTGGCGGTCATCGGGCCGCTGGCGGACGCCGTTTATCGCGATTGGTACAGCGGAAGCTTTCCTTATGCCGTTACCCCGCTGGAAGGCATCCGCGCCAGATTGGGTGAAGCCGCGGTAGGCCACGCCAGCGGGTCGTCGGTTATGAAGCTGAAGTGTGCCCGAACCGGACACTATGTGCGCTTGTCCCCTGAAGGCCGCTTGGTCGCGGATACCGCGAAGGCTGAGCATGCCGAAGCCTTCGTGCTGACAGACTGGGGCTGGGACAGCCATACGCTGCAAGCGAAGACGACAGGCAAGTTCGTCACGACTGACGATGCCCATATGTACGCAACTGCAGATGAGATATTTGGCTGGTTTACGAAGGAAGTCGTGCACGTGTACCCGGCCGATCAGGACAGCATTGCCCTCACCACCTGGAATCGGCTGCCCGTCTGCTGTTCCGAGGACGGCAGCCTGGCGGTACTGACAGCGAACGGCCAGCCGGAGCTTGGGCCTGTCGGGATCGCCGGTGCAGTCAGCGCCGCGGACCGCGAGGAGTTGGCTGCCGCTGCCCGGCAGGGCGAACGCTTCGTGATGGAGATCGTCTCCGACGGCTTGGCGCTGGCGGCTGATGCGGCTGCAGAGGCAGACTCGGCTATTGTCGTAGTCGGCAACCACCCGCTGATTAACGGCAAGGAGACGATCGATCGCCCGGATATTACGCTCGCCGCCTCGCAGGAACGGCTCATCCGTGAAGTGCATGCGCGCAATCCGAACACAATCGTCATCGTAGTCGGCAGCTACCCGTATGCCCTGAATCCAGTCAATGCCGAAATCCCGGCCATTCTGTACACGTCGCATGCAGGGCAAGAGCTCGGACGGGCGCTGGCCGATGCGCTATTCGGCGATGCGCCGCCTGCCGGACGGCTGAACTTCACCTGGTACCGCTCTGTGGACCAGCTGCCTGACTTGATGGATTACGATATCATTCGCGGGGAGCGGACGTACCAGTACTTTACCGGAGAGCCGCTGTATCCGTTCGGCCATGGCCTCACCTATTCGCCGTTCGCTTACAGCTCGCTGCGGCTGAGCGCTTCGCGGATCTCGGCCGACGAAAGTCTGCGCGTCGCTGTTCGTGTGACGAACCAAGGGCCGTACGCAAGCGATGAAGTCGTGCAGCTTTATGTCCGCGCCGGCCAATCCAGAGTGAAGCGGCCGCTGAAGCAGCTGGCCGGCTTCGAGCGCGTGCATATCGCCGCAGGCGAAACGAAGGAGATTGCCTTCAAGCTTCCTGCCGCCGAGCTTGCGATCTGGGATGTAACCCGGGAGCGCTTCTGCGTGGAGAGCGGCAG from Xylanibacillus composti includes these protein-coding regions:
- a CDS encoding glycoside hydrolase family 3 protein, which encodes MSTDSVSCSFQDHRLPLEERVNDLVSRLTQEEKVLLLCQYQAEIPRLGIKPYKHGTEAAHGIAWLGEATTFPQPIGLACTWNKQLLRRIGSVIGDEARGFFRRNPALHGLTLWAPTVDLERDPRWGRTEEAYGEDPFLAGKLASALVQGMQGDHPFYLKAVATLKHFLGNNNEIDRAACSISIDPRNMREYYLRVFERPFKEGGALSMMTSYNAVNGIPTNLNPDIRRIVKDEWGMNGFIVSDAGDVLGTVRDHRYMSSDKEAVAASIRSGIDSITDDHAISQQAIRDALADGLLSENDLDTALRNTFRVRFRLGEFDPEELNPYAAIPESVICREEHAQVSVQAARENIVLLKNEQGALPLDASRLSKVAVIGPLADAVYRDWYSGSFPYAVTPLEGIRARLGEAAVGHASGSSVMKLKCARTGHYVRLSPEGRLVADTAKAEHAEAFVLTDWGWDSHTLQAKTTGKFVTTDDAHMYATADEIFGWFTKEVVHVYPADQDSIALTTWNRLPVCCSEDGSLAVLTANGQPELGPVGIAGAVSAADREELAAAARQGERFVMEIVSDGLALAADAAAEADSAIVVVGNHPLINGKETIDRPDITLAASQERLIREVHARNPNTIVIVVGSYPYALNPVNAEIPAILYTSHAGQELGRALADALFGDAPPAGRLNFTWYRSVDQLPDLMDYDIIRGERTYQYFTGEPLYPFGHGLTYSPFAYSSLRLSASRISADESLRVAVRVTNQGPYASDEVVQLYVRAGQSRVKRPLKQLAGFERVHIAAGETKEIAFKLPAAELAIWDVTRERFCVESGRYTLMVGRSSADIQLSESFDIVGETIPNRDLMRATKAFNYDDYSACILHEGENGLSCVAATQEEGAWLCYRSAAFGQPVQSIALRAASTCGGSLEIRLAAPDGALAGTCTIPGAEAGGTWQSLTGSVHIPAGVHDVYFKLHGEVRLTTFQFLS